Proteins from a genomic interval of Pseudoruegeria sp. SHC-113:
- a CDS encoding sugar ABC transporter ATP-binding protein — MTAAAPRLDMQDIQKSFGPVQVLNGVSMQLMPGEIVALLGSNGAGKSTLMKILTANYTKSAGAIRVNGAEVAFASPRDAAKAGIRFLPQEISVFPELSIAENICLSAESAGRVDWADMASRASRVLADLGFGHLDPQTRVADLPVAERRIIEIARALEGRADILVMDEPTASLSEAESEQIFVILRRLKARGTSIVYISHYLKEVFEISDRIVVLRDGRNAGEFAPATAAMGEVVTAMLGKVAGALFDARPPLPANATLRLTCDGLSLPGQIEEVSFDLRAGEILGIFGLIGSGVEVLGRLIFGAEGRPPAGRLTLNGSPYVPRSPRAGKAAGLGFVTAERKTDGIMADMSVRENLVAAFQSDYGRGMLTSPARETSQTNQWIEKLGIKTSGPEQPIRLLSGGNQQKVCVARWLNPKVKVLILEEPTRGVDVGARKDIYSQLVAFAREGLAILVLSSDVEEIAGLSDRSMVIDRGRIIASFEAGATAGELMAASAQTPSSQTQSTQMPSTKPRTAQPLSDD, encoded by the coding sequence ATGACCGCCGCCGCGCCACGCCTTGATATGCAGGACATCCAGAAAAGCTTCGGCCCCGTGCAGGTGCTGAACGGCGTGTCGATGCAGCTCATGCCCGGAGAGATCGTTGCGCTGCTGGGCTCCAATGGCGCGGGCAAATCCACGCTGATGAAGATCCTGACGGCGAATTACACCAAAAGCGCAGGCGCGATCCGGGTGAACGGTGCCGAGGTGGCCTTCGCCTCGCCCCGCGATGCGGCCAAGGCAGGCATCCGCTTCCTGCCGCAGGAGATCTCCGTCTTCCCCGAACTGAGCATCGCCGAAAACATCTGCCTCTCCGCCGAAAGCGCGGGCCGGGTGGATTGGGCCGACATGGCAAGCCGCGCCTCCCGCGTGCTGGCGGACCTTGGCTTTGGCCATCTGGACCCGCAGACACGGGTGGCCGATCTGCCTGTCGCGGAGCGCCGCATCATCGAAATCGCCCGCGCGCTGGAGGGCCGGGCCGACATCCTCGTGATGGACGAACCCACGGCCTCGCTCTCGGAAGCCGAAAGCGAACAGATCTTCGTGATCCTGCGGCGGCTGAAGGCGCGGGGCACCTCGATCGTCTATATCTCCCACTACCTTAAGGAAGTCTTCGAAATCTCGGACCGCATCGTGGTGCTGCGCGACGGGCGCAACGCCGGTGAGTTCGCCCCCGCAACCGCCGCCATGGGCGAGGTGGTGACGGCGATGCTGGGCAAGGTGGCCGGTGCGCTCTTTGATGCACGCCCGCCCCTGCCCGCGAACGCCACGCTGCGGCTGACCTGTGACGGCCTGAGCCTGCCCGGGCAGATCGAGGAGGTCAGCTTCGATCTGCGCGCGGGCGAGATCCTTGGCATCTTCGGGCTGATCGGCTCGGGCGTCGAGGTGCTGGGGCGGCTGATCTTCGGGGCCGAGGGGCGCCCGCCCGCAGGCCGGCTCACGCTGAACGGATCCCCCTATGTGCCGCGCTCGCCCCGCGCCGGCAAAGCGGCCGGGCTCGGCTTCGTGACAGCAGAGCGCAAGACCGACGGCATCATGGCGGATATGTCGGTGCGCGAGAACCTCGTGGCGGCGTTCCAATCCGACTACGGGCGCGGAATGCTCACCTCACCGGCGCGCGAGACCTCCCAGACCAACCAATGGATCGAGAAACTCGGCATCAAGACATCCGGGCCCGAACAGCCCATCCGCCTGCTGTCCGGCGGCAACCAGCAGAAGGTCTGCGTCGCCCGCTGGCTCAATCCGAAAGTGAAGGTGCTGATCCTTGAAGAGCCGACGCGCGGCGTGGATGTGGGCGCGCGCAAGGACATCTACAGCCAGCTCGTGGCTTTCGCGCGCGAAGGGCTGGCGATCCTCGTGCTGTCCTCCGACGTGGAAGAGATCGCCGGGCTCTCCGATCGCTCCATGGTGATCGACCGGGGCCGCATCATCGCATCCTTCGAGGCCGGGGCCACGGCGGGCGAGCTGATGGCGGCCAGCGCCCAAACGCCGTCAAGCCAGACGCAAAGCACGCAGATGCCTTCCACCAAGCCTCGCACAGCCCAGCCCCTTTCAGACGACTAA
- a CDS encoding sugar ABC transporter substrate-binding protein, which produces MNKLLMSAATALALLGTPPAQADFLGYDPATHDGAMFPADALMAMVKAAMEVTPPRNGETYVIGFANLQRDIPFCALVEKGILENAEAAGIEVVVADNRLDGATALANAQSFINRNVDFVIEFQTDAELGAVIMQQLNAAEIPVVAIDIPMPGAGFFGVNNPRAGFMGGSYLAQAAVARYGMEAVMDGYFIEGELPQSGPIPAMRTGGQIAGFRAALPNFPEDQILTFDSKNTLEESFTQTRNLLSRIPEGVPIMGTAINDQATTGILRAAQQDGREMITVVGLGADEGETLASEEDFVAAVGSFPERYGNALIPMALATLAGEDLPDAVLINHAMVTPANICEFNAEIACQDVAVIDYSFPEAGFLAHLEALRNDPSLADVQNLIPLQ; this is translated from the coding sequence ATGAACAAACTACTCATGTCTGCCGCCACGGCACTGGCTTTGCTGGGCACGCCCCCCGCGCAGGCCGATTTCCTTGGCTATGACCCGGCCACGCATGACGGCGCGATGTTCCCGGCCGATGCGCTGATGGCGATGGTCAAGGCGGCGATGGAAGTGACCCCGCCGCGCAATGGCGAGACATATGTGATCGGCTTTGCCAACCTGCAGCGCGATATCCCTTTCTGCGCGCTGGTGGAGAAAGGCATCCTTGAGAATGCCGAGGCCGCCGGGATCGAGGTCGTCGTGGCCGACAACCGGCTCGACGGCGCCACCGCGCTGGCCAACGCCCAGAGCTTCATCAACCGCAACGTGGATTTCGTGATCGAATTCCAGACCGACGCCGAGTTGGGAGCGGTGATCATGCAGCAGCTCAACGCCGCCGAGATCCCCGTCGTGGCAATCGACATCCCGATGCCGGGGGCTGGCTTCTTCGGGGTCAACAACCCGCGCGCCGGTTTCATGGGCGGCTCCTACCTCGCGCAGGCCGCCGTGGCGCGCTACGGGATGGAAGCCGTGATGGACGGCTACTTCATCGAAGGCGAGCTGCCGCAATCCGGCCCGATCCCGGCGATGCGCACAGGCGGGCAGATCGCGGGCTTCCGCGCCGCGCTGCCGAATTTCCCCGAGGATCAGATCCTGACCTTTGACAGCAAGAACACGCTGGAAGAAAGCTTCACGCAAACGCGCAACCTGCTGAGCCGCATCCCCGAAGGCGTGCCGATCATGGGCACCGCCATCAACGATCAGGCCACCACCGGCATCCTGCGCGCCGCCCAGCAGGACGGGCGCGAGATGATCACCGTCGTGGGCCTCGGGGCCGATGAAGGCGAAACACTCGCCAGCGAGGAAGATTTTGTTGCCGCCGTGGGCTCCTTCCCGGAGCGCTACGGCAACGCGCTGATCCCGATGGCGCTGGCCACATTGGCCGGTGAAGACCTCCCGGATGCGGTGCTGATCAATCACGCGATGGTCACCCCGGCCAATATCTGCGAATTCAACGCCGAGATCGCCTGCCAGGACGTGGCCGTCATCGACTACAGCTTCCCGGAAGCGGGCTTCCTTGCCCACCTCGAGGCGCTGCGCAACGATCCGTCGCTGGCCGATGTGCAGAACCTGATCCCGCTGCAATAA
- a CDS encoding helix-turn-helix domain-containing protein, translated as MVADPQPEDYYSYIPESRLCHALGCTLQSTGFTRVGKHAQYPALSHPQHHLFSRRKGRVLQAYQIVFLSEGRGRAELGHGSKPFDLEAGMVFVLFPNVWHRYAPEPATGWTEHWVECKGTAFDMAVNSGLLDKSRPVFRNPDTAAIAATFAEIHSLARANAVGNQPVLSMLGLKLLAILAGPRTANEDSTNRLVNTARMMLLETCTENRPMEEIADALNVSYSNLRRRFRGHTGLSMKEYQTAMRLQKAKDLLDNTDLSIKGVAAQLGFSSAFHFSNQFRRTVRCPPTDWRARLAAGREEPLADADDL; from the coding sequence ATGGTGGCTGATCCGCAGCCTGAGGATTACTACAGCTATATCCCGGAAAGCCGGCTCTGCCATGCACTGGGCTGCACCCTGCAATCCACCGGGTTCACGCGGGTTGGCAAACACGCGCAGTATCCGGCGCTGAGTCACCCGCAACACCATCTGTTCAGCCGCCGCAAGGGCCGGGTGCTGCAGGCCTACCAGATCGTCTTTCTGTCCGAAGGGCGGGGCCGGGCCGAGCTTGGCCACGGCAGCAAACCCTTTGATCTTGAGGCGGGCATGGTCTTTGTGCTGTTTCCCAATGTCTGGCACCGCTACGCGCCGGAACCCGCGACGGGCTGGACGGAACATTGGGTCGAATGCAAGGGCACGGCTTTCGACATGGCGGTGAACTCGGGCCTGCTGGACAAGAGCCGCCCGGTGTTTCGCAATCCCGACACTGCTGCGATCGCCGCGACCTTCGCCGAAATCCATTCTCTGGCGCGCGCCAATGCGGTGGGGAACCAGCCGGTTCTGTCGATGCTGGGGCTGAAGCTGCTGGCCATCCTCGCCGGCCCGCGCACCGCCAATGAGGACAGCACCAACCGGCTTGTGAACACTGCGCGGATGATGCTCTTGGAAACCTGCACCGAGAACCGCCCGATGGAGGAAATCGCCGATGCGCTGAACGTGAGCTATTCCAACTTGCGGCGCAGGTTTCGGGGGCACACGGGCCTGTCGATGAAGGAATACCAGACTGCGATGCGCCTGCAGAAAGCCAAGGATCTGCTCGACAACACCGATCTTTCGATCAAGGGCGTGGCGGCGCAGCTGGGGTTCAGCTCGGCCTTCCACTTCTCCAACCAGTTCCGGCGCACGGTCAGGTGCCCGCCAACGGATTGGCGGGCACGCCTTGCCGCGGGGCGGGAGGAGCCCCTAGCAGACGCGGATGACCTCTAG
- a CDS encoding arabinose isomerase, with protein MARIAETPLKVGLFGIGLDAYWPQFEGLEARLKSYVGVVERKLARDGVEVVNLGLIDTPEKAVQAGHDFRAADVDVIFLYVTTYALSSTVLPVVRRAGVPVIILNLQPVAAMDYAAFNALGDRTRMTGEWLAHCAACPVPEIANVFTRAGIEFHQITGVLEGDAHVDGQIEDWIEAARVAHVMAHSKLGVMGRYYNGMLDIYSDMTCQAAAFGTVIEIVEIDALAAIRAQLDDAAVDAMLTRIRGEFDIQPDCSPEELRRAARTAAALFALVERHGLGAMAYYYEATPGSAHEDIITSVILGCSMLTAEGVPIAGEYEVKNAQAMKIMDSFGAGGSFTEYYAMDYVDDVVIMGHDGPGHTKIAQGKTKVRPLEVYHGKVGAGVSVEMSVRHGPVTCLSVLEIGGKVSLLVAEGESVPGPTLEIGNTNSRYRFPLGARRFVESWNAAAPAHHCAVGVGHIAARIEKLGALLGLEVIRVC; from the coding sequence ATGGCCAGAATCGCCGAAACCCCTTTGAAAGTTGGCTTGTTCGGCATCGGGCTTGACGCCTACTGGCCCCAGTTCGAGGGGCTGGAGGCGCGGCTGAAGTCCTACGTCGGCGTGGTGGAGCGGAAGCTCGCGCGCGACGGGGTCGAAGTGGTGAACCTCGGCCTGATCGATACGCCGGAAAAGGCAGTTCAGGCAGGCCATGATTTTCGCGCCGCGGATGTGGATGTCATTTTTCTCTATGTCACGACCTACGCGCTGTCGTCCACGGTGCTGCCGGTGGTGCGCCGCGCGGGCGTGCCGGTGATCATCCTGAACCTGCAGCCGGTGGCCGCGATGGACTACGCCGCCTTCAACGCGCTGGGGGACCGCACGCGGATGACGGGCGAATGGCTGGCCCATTGCGCGGCCTGTCCGGTGCCGGAAATCGCCAATGTCTTCACCCGCGCGGGCATCGAGTTTCACCAGATCACCGGCGTTCTGGAGGGTGATGCCCATGTGGATGGGCAGATCGAGGATTGGATCGAGGCCGCGCGCGTGGCTCATGTGATGGCGCACAGCAAGCTTGGCGTGATGGGCCGCTATTACAACGGCATGCTGGATATCTACTCGGATATGACCTGTCAGGCTGCCGCCTTCGGCACGGTCATCGAGATCGTGGAGATCGACGCCTTGGCCGCGATCCGGGCGCAGCTGGATGACGCCGCCGTGGACGCCATGCTCACCCGGATTAGGGGAGAGTTCGACATCCAGCCCGACTGCAGCCCCGAGGAACTGCGGCGCGCCGCGCGCACCGCCGCCGCGCTCTTTGCACTGGTGGAGCGCCACGGGCTGGGCGCGATGGCCTATTACTACGAGGCGACGCCGGGATCAGCGCATGAAGACATCATCACCTCGGTGATCCTTGGCTGCTCGATGCTGACCGCCGAAGGCGTGCCCATCGCGGGCGAATACGAGGTGAAGAACGCGCAAGCCATGAAAATCATGGACAGTTTCGGCGCGGGCGGCTCGTTCACCGAGTACTACGCGATGGATTACGTGGATGACGTGGTGATCATGGGCCACGACGGGCCTGGCCACACGAAGATCGCGCAGGGCAAAACGAAAGTGCGCCCGCTTGAGGTGTATCACGGCAAGGTCGGGGCCGGGGTCAGCGTGGAGATGAGCGTGCGCCATGGCCCCGTGACCTGCCTTTCGGTGCTGGAGATCGGCGGGAAGGTCTCGCTTCTGGTGGCCGAGGGGGAGTCTGTGCCCGGCCCGACGCTGGAGATCGGCAACACCAACAGCCGCTACCGCTTCCCCCTGGGCGCACGACGCTTCGTGGAAAGCTGGAATGCCGCCGCCCCCGCGCATCACTGCGCAGTGGGGGTGGGCCATATCGCGGCGCGGATCGAAAAGCTGGGCGCGTTGCTCGGGCTAGAGGTCATCCGCGTCTGCTAG
- a CDS encoding SDR family oxidoreductase, whose translation MAELFSLAGKRALITGSTQGIGFALARGLAQAGAEVALNGRDVEKLTRAAAQLEAEGARIHRLPFDVTDHAAARDAVDAFEAEVGPIDILVNNAGMQHRTPLEDFPEAAFEQLMQTNIASVFHVGQAVARHMIKRGAGKIINIASVQSALARPGIAPYTMTKGAVANLTKGMATDWARHGLNCNAIAPGYFETPLNAALMADESFNDWLQKRTPAGRWGQVEELVGACVYLAAPASSFVNGHVLYVDGGITVSL comes from the coding sequence ATGGCAGAGCTGTTTTCACTGGCGGGCAAACGCGCGCTGATCACGGGTTCGACGCAAGGCATCGGCTTCGCCCTTGCGCGCGGTCTGGCACAGGCGGGGGCAGAGGTGGCGCTGAACGGGCGCGACGTGGAAAAACTGACCCGCGCCGCCGCGCAGCTAGAGGCCGAGGGCGCGCGCATCCACCGCCTGCCCTTCGACGTGACAGACCACGCCGCCGCCCGCGATGCGGTGGATGCTTTCGAGGCCGAGGTGGGCCCCATCGACATCCTCGTCAACAACGCCGGGATGCAGCACCGCACTCCGCTTGAGGATTTCCCGGAAGCCGCGTTCGAGCAGCTGATGCAGACCAATATCGCCAGCGTCTTTCACGTTGGGCAGGCCGTGGCGCGCCATATGATCAAGCGCGGCGCGGGCAAGATCATCAACATCGCCAGCGTGCAATCCGCCCTCGCCCGCCCCGGCATCGCGCCATACACGATGACGAAAGGTGCTGTCGCCAACCTCACGAAGGGCATGGCCACGGATTGGGCCCGCCACGGGCTGAACTGCAACGCCATCGCGCCGGGTTACTTCGAAACACCCCTGAACGCCGCGCTCATGGCCGACGAGAGCTTCAACGACTGGCTGCAAAAACGCACCCCCGCTGGGCGCTGGGGCCAGGTGGAGGAACTCGTGGGCGCTTGCGTCTACCTCGCCGCGCCCGCGAGCAGCTTCGTGAACGGCCATGTGCTCTACGTGGATGGCGGCATCACCGTGTCGCTCTGA
- a CDS encoding glycosyltransferase has translation MTKQQILHLMDDTTAGGVLRVVDYITGCEAIRADAEHRVHVLPRRGAILPPQTGVDVIVSHLTISWRALPALIALRAMHPAATLIHIEHSYTAGFAARKVRHMGRFCTLLRTAYAMMDAVVAVSRDQRDWMRREGLARAEKLFQISPCVDLTGFAALPAPQGAPRVFGLIGRLHEQKGFATGIKAFRATQDPALRLKIFGAGPLEEELKALAEGDARISFEGFRADPSQAMAEIDSLLMPSRWEAFGLVAQEALAAGRTVLVADVDGLRDQIADGALRVEVGTPEAWRDAIEAAADGAFAGHANAPVQALSQARFAARWQQMLAELLPDAGEAVRGAAQAA, from the coding sequence ATGACCAAGCAACAGATCCTGCACCTGATGGATGACACCACCGCCGGCGGCGTGTTGCGCGTTGTCGATTACATCACCGGCTGCGAAGCCATCCGCGCCGATGCCGAGCACCGCGTGCACGTGCTGCCCCGCCGCGGCGCGATCCTGCCGCCGCAGACGGGTGTGGATGTGATCGTCTCCCATCTCACCATCAGCTGGCGCGCCCTGCCCGCGCTGATCGCTCTGCGCGCCATGCACCCCGCCGCCACGCTCATCCATATCGAGCACAGCTACACGGCCGGTTTCGCTGCCCGCAAAGTGCGCCACATGGGCCGCTTCTGCACCCTGCTGCGCACCGCCTACGCGATGATGGACGCCGTGGTGGCCGTGAGCCGCGATCAGCGCGACTGGATGCGCCGCGAGGGGCTGGCGCGGGCGGAAAAGCTGTTCCAGATCAGCCCCTGCGTGGATCTCACAGGCTTCGCCGCCCTGCCAGCCCCGCAAGGCGCACCGCGCGTGTTTGGCCTGATTGGCCGCCTGCATGAGCAGAAGGGGTTTGCCACCGGCATCAAGGCGTTCAGGGCCACGCAGGATCCCGCCCTGCGCCTGAAAATCTTCGGCGCGGGCCCGCTGGAAGAGGAGCTGAAAGCGCTGGCCGAGGGCGATGCGCGCATCAGTTTCGAGGGCTTTCGCGCAGATCCCAGCCAAGCCATGGCCGAGATCGACTCCCTGCTGATGCCCTCGCGCTGGGAGGCATTCGGCCTTGTCGCACAAGAGGCCCTCGCCGCGGGCCGCACCGTGCTGGTGGCCGATGTCGATGGCCTGCGCGATCAGATCGCCGATGGCGCACTTCGCGTGGAGGTCGGCACGCCGGAGGCCTGGCGCGATGCGATCGAAGCGGCCGCCGACGGAGCCTTTGCGGGCCATGCGAACGCCCCCGTGCAGGCGCTCTCTCAAGCCCGCTTTGCCGCCCGTTGGCAGCAGATGCTGGCGGAGCTGCTCCCGGATGCGGGTGAGGCGGTTCGGGGCGCAGCGCAGGCCGCTTGA
- a CDS encoding glycosyltransferase family 2 protein codes for MPRFSIVVPAFNAAATIAETLRSLQAQSFTDFEVVIIDDGSTDTTSAVAAPFLADSRFRYIRQANRGLAGARNSGIHAARAALIGFCDSDDLWAPSKLAAHAAHFDSDATLGLSFAGSALIDMESRPVGISQRPRLTGITPAHILKRNPVGNGSAAVMRRAALEEIAFRQPANSSRICYFDERFRQSEDIECWLRFALTTDWKIEGVAGDLTLYRVAPGGLSASTEKQLASWENVIAKLRPLAPEFFASHEGAARAYQLRYLARRAVAARDGRAARHYLRRALTASPEPFLHEPGKSLTTVAAALALAIPGIDPLRFTRRAA; via the coding sequence ATGCCCCGTTTCAGCATCGTCGTTCCCGCCTTCAACGCCGCCGCCACCATCGCCGAAACCCTGCGTTCGCTGCAGGCCCAGAGCTTCACCGACTTCGAGGTGGTGATCATCGACGACGGCTCCACCGACACCACCTCCGCGGTGGCCGCGCCCTTCCTCGCCGACAGCCGCTTTCGCTACATCCGTCAGGCCAACCGCGGCCTTGCAGGCGCACGCAACTCCGGCATCCACGCCGCCCGCGCCGCCCTCATCGGCTTCTGCGACTCCGACGATCTCTGGGCCCCGAGCAAGCTTGCCGCCCATGCCGCCCATTTCGACAGCGACGCCACGCTCGGCCTCTCCTTCGCCGGCAGCGCGCTGATCGATATGGAGAGCCGCCCCGTCGGTATCTCCCAGCGCCCGCGCCTCACCGGGATCACGCCTGCGCATATCCTGAAGCGCAACCCGGTGGGCAATGGTTCCGCCGCCGTGATGCGCCGCGCCGCGCTGGAAGAGATCGCCTTCCGCCAGCCCGCCAACTCCAGCCGCATCTGCTATTTCGACGAACGCTTCCGCCAGTCCGAGGACATCGAATGCTGGCTGCGCTTTGCGCTCACCACCGATTGGAAAATCGAAGGCGTGGCGGGCGATCTGACGCTCTATCGCGTCGCGCCCGGCGGGCTTTCGGCCAGCACGGAAAAGCAGCTCGCCAGCTGGGAAAACGTGATCGCCAAGCTGCGCCCGCTCGCGCCCGAGTTCTTCGCCTCTCACGAAGGTGCGGCCCGCGCCTACCAGCTGCGCTACCTCGCCCGCCGCGCCGTGGCCGCCCGCGATGGGCGGGCCGCCCGCCACTACCTGCGCCGCGCGCTCACGGCCTCGCCCGAGCCCTTCCTGCACGAACCCGGCAAAAGCCTGACCACCGTCGCCGCCGCCCTCGCCCTTGCCATTCCCGGCATCGATCCCCTCCGTTTCACCCGCCGCGCCGCTTAA
- a CDS encoding glycosyltransferase family 2 protein has protein sequence MTTFSIILPCYNAQTTIAATLDSLIAQSFTDWEAICVDDGSSDATLAILKAYAARDPRISLVDEGRNGPSGARNLGAARATGRYLAFCDADDLWTDTKLADLAEAFAATGSDALYSQIAFFTREGEPSTTSTVPQGALTIAQLLGENPVCTLSNLTVLRDVFALTGGFATDMAQNEDLEWLIRAVGEGCVIRGLPQLHVWYRASQGGLSADLEKMAASRQIALATAARYGVQTTPEAEAVYLRYLARRALRLDMCGTKAARLTAAGLRASPRAFLSPLRRGGLTALAAAAAPALPRSLRQSLFAQ, from the coding sequence ATGACAACCTTCTCCATCATCCTGCCCTGCTACAACGCGCAAACCACCATCGCCGCCACGCTCGACAGCCTGATCGCCCAGAGCTTCACCGATTGGGAGGCGATCTGCGTAGACGACGGCTCGTCTGACGCGACCCTTGCCATCCTCAAGGCCTATGCCGCCCGCGACCCGCGCATCAGCCTTGTGGATGAGGGGCGCAACGGCCCCTCCGGCGCGCGCAACCTTGGGGCCGCCCGCGCCACGGGCCGCTACCTCGCCTTCTGCGACGCCGATGACCTCTGGACCGATACCAAGCTCGCCGATCTCGCCGAAGCCTTCGCCGCCACGGGCTCGGACGCGCTTTACAGCCAGATCGCCTTCTTCACCCGCGAGGGCGAGCCCTCCACCACCTCCACCGTGCCGCAGGGTGCGCTGACCATCGCGCAGCTTCTTGGGGAGAACCCGGTCTGCACGCTGTCCAACCTGACCGTGCTGCGCGACGTCTTCGCGCTGACCGGCGGTTTTGCCACCGATATGGCCCAGAACGAGGATCTGGAATGGCTGATCCGAGCCGTGGGCGAGGGCTGCGTGATCCGGGGCCTGCCGCAGTTGCATGTCTGGTATCGCGCCTCCCAAGGCGGGCTCTCCGCCGATCTGGAGAAAATGGCTGCTTCCCGCCAGATCGCGCTGGCCACTGCCGCCCGCTACGGGGTGCAGACCACGCCCGAGGCCGAGGCCGTCTACCTGCGCTACCTTGCCCGCCGCGCGCTGCGGCTGGACATGTGCGGCACCAAGGCCGCCCGGCTCACGGCAGCGGGCCTGCGCGCCTCGCCCCGCGCTTTTCTGTCGCCGCTGCGCCGGGGCGGGCTGACCGCACTGGCCGCCGCAGCCGCCCCCGCCTTGCCCCGCTCCCTGCGCCAATCGCTCTTTGCCCAGTAA
- a CDS encoding oligosaccharide flippase family protein encodes MRPTRLNAKSFAANLMAYGASEVASKLSRLFVVFAVARALSPEQIGTAAAALAVAEIVKAMAENGVVQRVIAADKGALEGTCKAARRIVWAWCLGLFALQLAVAAALWAAGLPVIAGLLAVAALEYLFMPGGIVQAALAMRDGKMKQMAAISGAQIVGANAAAVALALAFPSPLALILPRVLSAPLWLIAVRRLRPWAPVPGVSAAPLRPFATFGAPILGTEMVKALRLHADKLLVGALLGADALGYYFMAFNAGLSLATSFTAALGTVLFPQLCAAGKGKGASLQAAGIALAMIAPFVAAQALLAPLYVPALLGADWALIAPTVSVLCLSALPLTLWTVCAAQLRAENRPQVELWITLALTGALAASTVATAPLGLTAMAWGYLATCCLILGLAALRILSPFTAPTPRHAQPEA; translated from the coding sequence ATGCGCCCCACCCGTCTCAACGCCAAGTCCTTCGCCGCCAACCTGATGGCCTATGGCGCCAGCGAGGTGGCTTCGAAACTGTCGCGCCTCTTCGTGGTTTTTGCCGTGGCGCGCGCCCTGTCGCCCGAGCAGATCGGCACGGCCGCAGCCGCGCTTGCCGTGGCCGAAATCGTGAAGGCGATGGCGGAAAACGGCGTGGTGCAGCGGGTGATCGCCGCCGACAAGGGCGCGCTGGAGGGCACCTGCAAGGCAGCCCGCCGCATCGTCTGGGCCTGGTGCCTGGGCCTGTTCGCGCTGCAATTGGCCGTGGCCGCAGCCCTCTGGGCCGCCGGGCTGCCGGTGATCGCTGGCCTGCTGGCCGTTGCCGCGCTGGAATACCTTTTCATGCCTGGTGGCATCGTGCAGGCCGCGCTGGCGATGCGCGATGGCAAGATGAAGCAGATGGCTGCCATCTCCGGCGCACAGATCGTTGGGGCGAACGCCGCCGCCGTGGCGCTAGCGCTGGCCTTCCCCTCGCCGCTGGCGCTGATCCTGCCGCGCGTGCTCTCCGCGCCGCTCTGGCTGATCGCCGTGCGCCGCCTGCGCCCCTGGGCCCCGGTGCCGGGTGTTTCTGCAGCGCCGCTGCGCCCCTTCGCCACCTTCGGCGCGCCGATCCTTGGCACCGAGATGGTGAAGGCCCTGCGCCTGCATGCCGACAAGCTGCTGGTGGGCGCGCTGCTCGGCGCGGATGCGCTTGGCTACTACTTCATGGCCTTCAACGCCGGCCTCAGCCTTGCGACATCCTTCACCGCCGCCCTTGGCACCGTGCTGTTTCCGCAGCTCTGCGCCGCCGGCAAGGGCAAGGGTGCCTCGCTGCAGGCCGCCGGGATCGCCCTTGCGATGATCGCCCCCTTCGTGGCGGCGCAGGCCCTGCTCGCTCCGCTCTATGTCCCGGCCCTGCTGGGCGCGGATTGGGCGCTGATCGCCCCTACCGTTAGCGTGCTTTGCCTCTCTGCCCTGCCGCTCACGCTCTGGACGGTCTGCGCCGCGCAACTTCGTGCCGAGAACCGCCCGCAGGTGGAGCTGTGGATCACGCTCGCCCTTACCGGTGCGCTCGCCGCCTCCACCGTGGCCACCGCGCCTCTGGGCCTGACGGCCATGGCCTGGGGCTACCTCGCCACCTGCTGCCTGATCCTCGGCCTTGCCGCCCTGCGCATCCTCTCCCCCTTCACCGCGCCCACCCCGCGCCACGCCCAACCGGAGGCCTGA